From Watersipora subatra chromosome 2, tzWatSuba1.1, whole genome shotgun sequence, one genomic window encodes:
- the LOC137388949 gene encoding dnaJ homolog subfamily C member 21-like isoform X3 produces MVMRCHYEVLGVERDADDDTIKKSYRKLALRLHPDKNLENVEQATQEFRVVQQAYDVLSDSQERAWYDKHREAILMGGMGQGEDYNDESIDVYAYFNSSCYSGFYDDDSGFYTVYRKVFERISDEDAVFLDGQSSECELPSFGDSLSKFDEIVGPFYGHWESYCTAKSYVWCEKWDTRQAPDRMTRRAMEQENRKLCEAKKKERNEEIRALVAFVKKRDKRVIAHKKYLEEKAEETSRFVKERRLRDKQETLRKMENYEETGWSSMSNLEEHLQALENNVSQEFRDPDLLCSNSEDDDEEEELSSLFCVACNKSFKTDRAFSNHEKSKKHKENVALIKEEMLADDEVLPSLSDDDESNVEATPSRLSKKQKKKRKQQQKFGMADDLDDGTPGDNACHTPDQRAGEACERLAGLELEEEGCSNGLHGKEPVDNMEQAQ; encoded by the exons ATGGTTATGCGCTGCCACTATGAAGTATTAGGAGTCGAACGGGATGCAGATGACGACACTATTAAAAAGTCTTATAGGAAATTAGCCCTTCGTCTCCATCCTG ATAAAAACCTAGAAAATGTTGAGCAGGCTACTCAGGAGTTTAGAGTAGTACAGCAAGCTTATGATGTTTTAAGTGACTCACAAGAAAGAGCATGGTATGACAAGCACAGAGAGGCAATTCTCATGGGAG GAATGGGACAAGGGGAAGACTACAATGATGAGTCAATAGATGTTTACGCATACTTCAACTCATCTTGCTACTCTGGCTTCTATGATGATGATAGT GGCTTTTACACTGTATACCGGAAGGTATTTGAGCGAATATCAGATGAGGATGCTGTCTTCTTAGATGGACAGTCTTCAGAGTGTGAGCTACCCAGCTTTGGAGACTCGCTCAGTAAGTTTGACGAG ATTGTTGGTCCATTTTATGGCCACTGGGAGTCATATTGCACTGCCAAGTCATATGTCTGGTGTGAGAAGTGGGACACTCGACAGGCTCCTGACAGGATGACCAGGAGAGCTATGGAGCAGGAGAACAGAAAGTTGTGTGAGGCAAAGAAGAAGGAAAGAAACGAGGAGATCAGG GCACTCGTGGCGTTCGTGAAGAAGAGAGACAAAAGAGTGATTGCTCATAAG AAGTATCTAGAGGAAAAGGCTGAAGAAACAAGTAGATTCGTCAAAGAAAGGAGGCTGAGAGACAAACAGGAAACACTCAG GAAGATGGAGAACTATGAAGAGACGGGTTGGTCTTCAATGTCCAATCTCGAGGAGCACCTGCAGGCTCTCGAGAACAACGTGAGCCAAGAATTCCGGGATCCTGACCTATTATGTT CAAACAGCGAAGATGATGATGAGGAGGAGGAACTTTCAAGCCTCTTCTGTGTGGCCTGCAATAAATCCTTCAAAACTGACAGAGC GTTTTCTAATCATGAAAAGTCGAAGAAGCACAAAGAAAATGTCGCTTTAATCAAGGAGGAGATGTTAGCTGATGATGAAGTGTTACCTAGTCTCTCAGATGATGATGAAAGTAATGTAGAGGCCACCCCTAGCAG GCTatctaaaaaacaaaaaaagaaaaggaagCAACAGCAGAAATTTGGAATGGCAGATGACTTAGACGATGGAACTCCTGGAGACAATGCCTGTCACACTCCAGATCAGCGA GCGGGTGAGGCGTGTGAGCGTCTAGCAGGTCTGGAACTGGAAGAAGAGGGTTGCAGTAATGGACTCCATGGAAAGGAGCCAGTTGACAACATGGAACAG GCACAGTAA
- the LOC137388949 gene encoding dnaJ homolog subfamily C member 21-like isoform X1, whose product MVMRCHYEVLGVERDADDDTIKKSYRKLALRLHPDKNLENVEQATQEFRVVQQAYDVLSDSQERAWYDKHREAILMGGMGQGEDYNDESIDVYAYFNSSCYSGFYDDDSGFYTVYRKVFERISDEDAVFLDGQSSECELPSFGDSLSKFDEIVGPFYGHWESYCTAKSYVWCEKWDTRQAPDRMTRRAMEQENRKLCEAKKKERNEEIRALVAFVKKRDKRVIAHKKYLEEKAEETSRFVKERRLRDKQETLRKMENYEETGWSSMSNLEEHLQALENNVSQEFRDPDLLCSNSEDDDEEEELSSLFCVACNKSFKTDRAFSNHEKSKKHKENVALIKEEMLADDEVLPSLSDDDESNVEATPSRLSKKQKKKRKQQQKFGMADDLDDGTPGDNACHTPDQRAGEACERLAGLELEEEGCSNGLHGKEPVDNMEQVQDDISEFIHISSSKSKKNKKKAATEDRGGQKDALPELACKVCHSLMPTRNKLFEHIKETGHAALKHAETPADNPKPVESKSKRKNKKRSSESAIMTSIVANRPTE is encoded by the exons ATGGTTATGCGCTGCCACTATGAAGTATTAGGAGTCGAACGGGATGCAGATGACGACACTATTAAAAAGTCTTATAGGAAATTAGCCCTTCGTCTCCATCCTG ATAAAAACCTAGAAAATGTTGAGCAGGCTACTCAGGAGTTTAGAGTAGTACAGCAAGCTTATGATGTTTTAAGTGACTCACAAGAAAGAGCATGGTATGACAAGCACAGAGAGGCAATTCTCATGGGAG GAATGGGACAAGGGGAAGACTACAATGATGAGTCAATAGATGTTTACGCATACTTCAACTCATCTTGCTACTCTGGCTTCTATGATGATGATAGT GGCTTTTACACTGTATACCGGAAGGTATTTGAGCGAATATCAGATGAGGATGCTGTCTTCTTAGATGGACAGTCTTCAGAGTGTGAGCTACCCAGCTTTGGAGACTCGCTCAGTAAGTTTGACGAG ATTGTTGGTCCATTTTATGGCCACTGGGAGTCATATTGCACTGCCAAGTCATATGTCTGGTGTGAGAAGTGGGACACTCGACAGGCTCCTGACAGGATGACCAGGAGAGCTATGGAGCAGGAGAACAGAAAGTTGTGTGAGGCAAAGAAGAAGGAAAGAAACGAGGAGATCAGG GCACTCGTGGCGTTCGTGAAGAAGAGAGACAAAAGAGTGATTGCTCATAAG AAGTATCTAGAGGAAAAGGCTGAAGAAACAAGTAGATTCGTCAAAGAAAGGAGGCTGAGAGACAAACAGGAAACACTCAG GAAGATGGAGAACTATGAAGAGACGGGTTGGTCTTCAATGTCCAATCTCGAGGAGCACCTGCAGGCTCTCGAGAACAACGTGAGCCAAGAATTCCGGGATCCTGACCTATTATGTT CAAACAGCGAAGATGATGATGAGGAGGAGGAACTTTCAAGCCTCTTCTGTGTGGCCTGCAATAAATCCTTCAAAACTGACAGAGC GTTTTCTAATCATGAAAAGTCGAAGAAGCACAAAGAAAATGTCGCTTTAATCAAGGAGGAGATGTTAGCTGATGATGAAGTGTTACCTAGTCTCTCAGATGATGATGAAAGTAATGTAGAGGCCACCCCTAGCAG GCTatctaaaaaacaaaaaaagaaaaggaagCAACAGCAGAAATTTGGAATGGCAGATGACTTAGACGATGGAACTCCTGGAGACAATGCCTGTCACACTCCAGATCAGCGA GCGGGTGAGGCGTGTGAGCGTCTAGCAGGTCTGGAACTGGAAGAAGAGGGTTGCAGTAATGGACTCCATGGAAAGGAGCCAGTTGACAACATGGAACAG GTACAGGACGACATCAGTGAGTTTATCCACATATCATCTAGCAAAAgcaagaaaaacaaaaagaaggcTGCCACGGAGGATCGAGGTGGACAAAAGGATGCT CTGCCTGAATTGGCATGTAAAGTCTGCCATAGTCTGATGCCAACCAGAAACAAATTGTTTGAGCATATCAAGGAGACTGGCCACGCGGCTCTCAAGCATGCAGAAACACCAGCTGACAACCCCAAACCGGTAGAGAGTAAATCTAAACGGAAAAATAAGAAGAG atcaagtgaaagtgcgattatgacatcaATAGTGGCgaacagaccaacagaatag
- the LOC137388949 gene encoding dnaJ homolog subfamily C member 21-like isoform X2, translating into MVMRCHYEVLGVERDADDDTIKKSYRKLALRLHPDKNLENVEQATQEFRVVQQAYDVLSDSQERAWYDKHREAILMGGMGQGEDYNDESIDVYAYFNSSCYSGFYDDDSGFYTVYRKVFERISDEDAVFLDGQSSECELPSFGDSLSKFDEIVGPFYGHWESYCTAKSYVWCEKWDTRQAPDRMTRRAMEQENRKLCEAKKKERNEEIRALVAFVKKRDKRVIAHKKYLEEKAEETSRFVKERRLRDKQETLRKMENYEETGWSSMSNLEEHLQALENNVSQEFRDPDLLCSNSEDDDEEEELSSLFCVACNKSFKTDRAFSNHEKSKKHKENVALIKEEMLADDEVLPSLSDDDESNVEATPSRLSKKQKKKRKQQQKFGMADDLDDGTPGDNACHTPDQRAGEACERLAGLELEEEGCSNGLHGKEPVDNMEQVQDDISEFIHISSSKSKKNKKKAATEDRGGQKDALPELACKVCHSLMPTRNKLFEHIKETGHAALKHAETPADNPKPVESKSKRKNKKS; encoded by the exons ATGGTTATGCGCTGCCACTATGAAGTATTAGGAGTCGAACGGGATGCAGATGACGACACTATTAAAAAGTCTTATAGGAAATTAGCCCTTCGTCTCCATCCTG ATAAAAACCTAGAAAATGTTGAGCAGGCTACTCAGGAGTTTAGAGTAGTACAGCAAGCTTATGATGTTTTAAGTGACTCACAAGAAAGAGCATGGTATGACAAGCACAGAGAGGCAATTCTCATGGGAG GAATGGGACAAGGGGAAGACTACAATGATGAGTCAATAGATGTTTACGCATACTTCAACTCATCTTGCTACTCTGGCTTCTATGATGATGATAGT GGCTTTTACACTGTATACCGGAAGGTATTTGAGCGAATATCAGATGAGGATGCTGTCTTCTTAGATGGACAGTCTTCAGAGTGTGAGCTACCCAGCTTTGGAGACTCGCTCAGTAAGTTTGACGAG ATTGTTGGTCCATTTTATGGCCACTGGGAGTCATATTGCACTGCCAAGTCATATGTCTGGTGTGAGAAGTGGGACACTCGACAGGCTCCTGACAGGATGACCAGGAGAGCTATGGAGCAGGAGAACAGAAAGTTGTGTGAGGCAAAGAAGAAGGAAAGAAACGAGGAGATCAGG GCACTCGTGGCGTTCGTGAAGAAGAGAGACAAAAGAGTGATTGCTCATAAG AAGTATCTAGAGGAAAAGGCTGAAGAAACAAGTAGATTCGTCAAAGAAAGGAGGCTGAGAGACAAACAGGAAACACTCAG GAAGATGGAGAACTATGAAGAGACGGGTTGGTCTTCAATGTCCAATCTCGAGGAGCACCTGCAGGCTCTCGAGAACAACGTGAGCCAAGAATTCCGGGATCCTGACCTATTATGTT CAAACAGCGAAGATGATGATGAGGAGGAGGAACTTTCAAGCCTCTTCTGTGTGGCCTGCAATAAATCCTTCAAAACTGACAGAGC GTTTTCTAATCATGAAAAGTCGAAGAAGCACAAAGAAAATGTCGCTTTAATCAAGGAGGAGATGTTAGCTGATGATGAAGTGTTACCTAGTCTCTCAGATGATGATGAAAGTAATGTAGAGGCCACCCCTAGCAG GCTatctaaaaaacaaaaaaagaaaaggaagCAACAGCAGAAATTTGGAATGGCAGATGACTTAGACGATGGAACTCCTGGAGACAATGCCTGTCACACTCCAGATCAGCGA GCGGGTGAGGCGTGTGAGCGTCTAGCAGGTCTGGAACTGGAAGAAGAGGGTTGCAGTAATGGACTCCATGGAAAGGAGCCAGTTGACAACATGGAACAG GTACAGGACGACATCAGTGAGTTTATCCACATATCATCTAGCAAAAgcaagaaaaacaaaaagaaggcTGCCACGGAGGATCGAGGTGGACAAAAGGATGCT CTGCCTGAATTGGCATGTAAAGTCTGCCATAGTCTGATGCCAACCAGAAACAAATTGTTTGAGCATATCAAGGAGACTGGCCACGCGGCTCTCAAGCATGCAGAAACACCAGCTGACAACCCCAAACCGGTAGAGAGTAAATCTAAACGGAAAAATAAGAAGAG CTGA